The sequence below is a genomic window from Nyctibius grandis isolate bNycGra1 chromosome 35, bNycGra1.pri, whole genome shotgun sequence.
TGCCCCCCAGGGCAGACTAGGGCTCATATTATCAGCCCCAGGGGCAGATCTGCCCCCCCAGGGCAgattcctccccccccccgggcaGATTTATGCCCTCAGGGCTTGACTAATCAGCCCCTGGGACCAATTTGGGCCCCCCCCAAGGCAGATTTATGCCCCCCAGGGCAGACTAGGGCTCATATTATCAGCCCCAGGGACAGATATGCCCCCCCAGGGCAGATTTATGCCCCCAGGGCTTGAGTAATCAGCCCCTGGGACCAATTTATGCCCCCCAAAGCAGATTTATGCCCCCCAGAGTAGACCAGGGCTCATGCTATCAGCCCATGGGACCAATTTGCCCCCCCCAGGGCAGATTTATGCCCCCCAGGGCTCATATTATCAGCCCCAGGGTAGATTTATGCCCCTAGGGCTTGAGTAATCAGCCCCTGGGACCAATTTGTACCCCCCAGGGCAGATTTATGCCACCCAGGGCTCATATTATCAGCCCCAGGCGCATATCTGCCCCCCCAGGGCAGATTTATGCCCCCCAGGGCTGACCAGGACTTGAGTAATCAGCCCCTGGGGCCAATTTAGACCCCCCCAGGGCAGATTTATGCCCCCCAGAGCAGACTAGGGCTCATATTATCAGCCCCAGGGACAGATCTGCCCCCCCAGGGCAGATTTATGCCCCCAGGGCTTGAGTAATCAGCCCCTGGGACCAATTTGTACCCCCCAGGGCAGATTTATGCCACCCAGGGCTCATATTATCAGCCCCAGGCGCATATCTGCCCCCCCAGGGCAGATTTATGCCCCCCAGGGCTGACCAGGACTTGAGTAATCAGCCCCTGGGGCCAATTTAGACCCCCCCAGGGCAGATTTATGCCCCCCAGAGCAGACTAGGGCTCATATTATCAGCCCCAGGGACAGATCTGCCCCCCCAGGGCAGATTTATGCCCCCAGGGCTTGAGTAATCAGCCCCTGGGACCAATTTGGGCCCCCCAGGGCAGATTTATGCCCCCCAGGGCTCATGTTATCAGCCCCAGGGGCAGATCTGCCCCCCCAGGGCTGACCAGGGCTTGAGTAATCAGCCCCTGGGACCAATTTGGACCCCCCCCAGGGCAGAATTTATGCCCCCCAGGGCACATTTATACCCCCCAGGGCTGACCAGGGCTTGAGTAATCAGTCCCTGGGACCAATTCATGCCCCCCAGGGCAGATTCATGCCCCCCAGGGCAGATTTGTGCCCCCCAGGGCTCATATTATCCCCCCCAGGGTAGATTTATCCCCCCCAGGGTAGATTTATGCCCCCCTGGGCAGATTTGGGCCCCCCTGGGCAGACCAGGGCTCATGCTATCAGCCCCTGGGACCAATTTGGACCCCCCAGGGCAGATTTATGACCCTCAGGGTTTGAGTAATCAGCCCCTGGGACCAATTTGGACCCCCCAGGGCAGATTTATGACCCCCAGGGTTTGAGTAATCAGCCCCTGGGACCAATTTGGACCCCCCAGGGCAGATTTGGCCCCCCCCAGGGCTCGTTACCACCCCGCTACACCCCtaccccccccccttccttacCCCCCCCCTCACCTCTCCACGCTGCTGTGGTGAACGCACCCGTGCGACCCCCCCACGGCGTAAATCATGCCGTCGATGACGCCGACGCCGATGCGGTTGCGGGGGACGCTCATGGGGGCGCACGGCGACCACTGGTTGGTCATGGGGTTGTAACAGTCGAGGGCGGCCGAGTCCGTGTTGCCGTCGGGGGAATTATTCCTCCCGCCGACGGCGTAAAACAGCCCCCCCACCACGCACCCCCCCAAGCCGCTGCGGGGCACGTGGAGGTCGGCCAGGCGCAGCCAGGAGCCGTCGCGGGGGTTGTAAGCTTCCAAAGAACTTAAGGATTGTCGGTAGTAGCCGCCGGCCGTGTAGATGAGCTGGGCCACCTTGGGGGTGCGGGAGGGGGCCAGCTGGGTGGGCTTGTGGAGGGTGAGATCCTGGAAGATCTGGGCCAGGTAGTCCTTGGAGGGGGTGTCGGAGCGGAGGATCTCGCACTTCTGGAGCTGGGTCTGGAGGAAGAGCGGGGTGAGGGCATGGCAGCGGACGGCGCGCAGCAGGGCCTGCACGTAgggccgccgcgccccgctGTCGTGCTTCACCCAGTTGATGCAGGCGTGGAAAACCTCCGACTCGCAGCGCACGTTCAGCTCGTCCCGGCTGATGAGGGTCACCAGTTGGCACGGGGAGAGGTTGAAGAATTCCTCCTGCTTGGAGACCTGGTGTGGAAAGGGGTGAGGGGGTGAGTGTGGGGGGGAGAGCGCCCCAAAAATGAGACAGTGtccttaaaaatatacatagaGCATCCCAAAAATGGATATAGTGTCCCTAAAAATACATACAGCATTCCTAAAATACACAGAGCACCCCAAAAATCGATACAGCACCCCAAAAATTATATATAGCACCTCTAAAATACAGCACCCAAAAATATACACACAGCACCCCAAAAATGCATAAAGCATCCtaaaaaatacacagagcaTCTCAAAAATGGATACAGCATCCCtaaaaaatacatacagcaTCCCTAAAAATGCATATAGCACccaaaaatatacatacagCACCCAAAAATTAGATATAGCACCCCAAAAAATACACAGCACCCCAAAAAATTCCTCCTGCTTGGAGACCTGGTGTGGAAAGGGGTGAGGGGGTGAGTGGGGGGCGGGTAGAGCACTGAAAATGATACAGCGTCCCTAAAAATAGATGTAGCAcccaaaaatatacatatagCACCCCAAAAATGGATACAGGACCCAAAAAATAGATAGAGCACCCTAAAAAATACAGAGCGTCCccaaaaaatacacacagcacctaaaaatatacatacagcACCCCAAAAATGGATACAGCATCCCAAAAATTAGATATAGCACCCCTAAAATACACACAGCACCCAAAAATACACAGAGCACcccaaaaatatacatatagCACCCCAAAAATGGATACAGCATCCCAAAAATACACAGAGCACCCCAAAAAATAGATACAGCAcccaaaaatatacatatagcaccccaaaaaatacacagagcaCCCCAAAAATATACATAGAGCACCCAAAAATGGATACAGCATCCTAAAAATGATACAGCATCCCTAAAATTAGTTATagcaccccaaaaaaaacacagagtgCCCCAAAAATGGATATAGCACCCCAAAAATACACACAGCACCCCAAAAAATTCCTCCTGCTTGAAGACCTGGCGTGGAAAGGGGTGAGGGGGTGAGTGTGGGGGCGGGTAGAGCACTGAAAATGATACAGCGTCCCAAAAAATAGATGTAGCAcccaaaaatatacatatagCACCCCAAAAATGGATACAGGACCCAAAAAATAGATATAGCACCCTAAAAAATACAGAGCATCCCCGAAAAATACACACAGCACccaaaaatatacatacagCACCCCAAAAATGGATACAGCATCCCAAAAATTAGATATAGCATCCCTAAAATACACACAGCACCCAAAAATACACAGAGCACccaaaaaatatacatatagcACCCCAAAAATGCATACAGCATCCCAAAAATCAGATATAGCATCCCTAAAATACACAGAGCACCCCAAAAAATAGATACAGCACCCAAAAATTAGATATAGCACCccaaaaaatacacacagcaacccaaaaatatacatatagCATCCCAAAAATGGATACAGCATCccaaaaaatacacagagcaTCTCAAAAATGGATACAGCACCCCAAAAAATGGATACAGCATCCCTAAAAATGCATATAGCACccaaaaatatacatacagCACCCAAAAATTAGATATAGCACCCCAAAAAATACACAGCACCCCAAAAAATTCCTCCTGCTTGGAGACCTGGCGTGGAAAGGGGCAATGGGGTGAGTGTGGGGGGCAGAGCACCCTGAAAATGGATACAGCGTCCCTAAAAATAGATATAGCATCCCTAAAAAATGGATACAGCATCCTTAAAATACCCAGAGCACCCCAAAAATGGATACAGAGTCCCAAAAAATATATACAGCATCcctaaaaatacacacagcatCCCTAAAAATGGATACAGTGTCCCAAAAATACAGCACCCCAAAACATACACACAGCACCCAAAAAACACATAGAGCACCCCAAAAATGCATACAGTATCCtaaaaaatacacagagcaTCCCAAAACATACATACAGCATCCCTAAAATACACACGACATCCCTAAAAATGCATAGAGCACCCAAAAATACACACAGCACccaaaaatatatacacagcACCCCAAAAATTAGATATAGCACCCtaaaaaatacacagagcaCCCCAAAAATAGATACAGCATCCCTAAAATACACACAGCATCCCAAAAATGGATATAGCGTCCCCAAAAATATATACAGCACCCTAAAATACACAGAGCACcccaaaaaaatacacacagcacCCAAAAATATACATAGAGCACCCCAAAAATGGATACAGCATCCCAAAAATTAGATATAGCATCCCTAAAATACACAAAGCACCCCAAAAAATAGATACAGCACCCAAAAATTAGATATAGCACCccaaaaaatacacacagcacCCAAAAATATACATAGAGCACCCAAAAATGGATACAGCACCCAAAAATGATACAGCATCCCTAAAATTAGTTATagcaccccaaaaaaaacacagagcgCCCCAAAAATGGATATAGCACCCCAAAAATACACACAGCACCCAAAAAATACATACAGGGCTCCCCTGCCCAGGCCCCCCAGCGCCCAAAAAGGGGTCCTCACTcctccccaggcccccccacccctgggaccccctccccagcccttcctcacccccaggccccccctccccagcccttcctcACCCCTAgggccccctccccagcccccaaaACAGGGGGTCTCAcccctccccaggccccccagccccccaaacAGGGGGTCTCAcccctccccaggccccccagcccccaaaaCAGGGGGTCTCACTcctccccaggcccccccccctcacccctgggaccccctccccagccccaccagaCCCCCAAAACAGGGGGTCTcactcctccccagccctccctcacccctagggccccctccccagcccccaaaACAGGGGGTCTCAcccctccccaggcccccccaCCCCTAGAGCTTCCCTCCCcaggccccccagccccccaaaacAGGGGTCTTGCTCTTCCCCAGCCCCCAAAAAGGGGGTCTcgctcctccccagccccccaaaaCAGGGGGTCTTGCTcctccccaggcccccccacccctggcaccccctccccagccctccctcacccccaggaccccctccTCAGCCCCCAAAACAGGGGGTCTCACCCCTCagccctccctcacccccagacctcccctccccaagccccccagccccccaaaaaGGGGGTCttgctcctccccagcccccaaaGAGGGGGTCTCACTCCTCTCCAGGCCCCCCCCCTACCCCTAgggccccctccccagccctccctcacccccaggcccccctccccagccctccctcacccccaggaccccctccccagccctccctcacccccaggcccccccccccagccctccctcacccccaggacccccccccccccccaccccctcaccTCCCCGAAGTGCATGTAGATGTACTCGCGGGCCTTCTGGTGGAGGTCGAGGCAGCCGATCTGCTCGGCGAAGGCGGCGATGCCGATGGCGTTGGTGGGGTGCAGCTGCTGGACGAGGAAGTGGGAGCAGGCGCGGACGACGCTGTCGATCTGGTACATGACGGCGCCGTTGAGGACGTGCAGGACGCACTTCTCGCCCACCGCGATGGACGCCGTGTAGGCGAACTCCACCAGGCGCTCCATGACGCGCGGGTGGACGCCCTCGATGGGGATCACCTCCATGCCTTGCTCCCGCAGCCCCGACGTGAACATGGCCTTGAAGACGGGGCTCGACGACGCCAACACGACCTTGTGGGCCAGGAAATCGGCCGGCGGCACGTCGCGGCGGTACCGCACGCGCAAGGTGACGTCGCAGAGCTGCCGGTCCAGCCGCAGCTGGTTCATGATGGCCAAGGCGGCGCTGGGGTGGTCCTCGAGGCTGTAGTTGAAGGAGCCCGAGCCCCCGCCTGGGGAGGGGGTCACCTCCGCGGGGCACTcggggggcggcggcgaggaggaggaggaggaggaggaagacatGGCCCCAGCATGGCAGGTGCCCTcctttggggtgggggttaggaggggtgaggggaggagaacctgtggggagagaaaggggggGTTAAAGAacggggaaactgaggcacggaggaTTCAGAGGGGTGGGAACCCccccagagcagctccagcacccactggggaaactgaggcacggggagGGCGTAAagggtggggaaactgaggcacgggggggTCAGAGGGGTGGGAACCcccccagagcagccccagcacctactggggaaactgaggcacggggagGGTGGTTAAagggtggggaaactgaggcacacggGGGGTAAagggtggggaaactgaggcacgggggggTTAGAGGGGTGGGAGCTCCCCCAGATCAGCCCCAGCACCtactggggaaactgaggcacgggggggTTAGAGGGGTGGGAGCCCCCCCATAGCAGCCCCAGTAtgtgctggggaaactgaggcacgggggggGTAAagggtggggaaactgaggcacgggggggGTTAGAGGGGTGGGAGCTcccccagagcagccccagtatgtgctggggaaactgaggcacggagggGGTAAagggtggggaaactgaggcacgggggggTTAGAGGGGTGGGAGCCCCCCATAGCAGCCCCAGTAtgtgctggggaaactgaggcacggagggGGTCACCTCCGCAGGGCAGTcggggggcggcggcgaggaggaggaggaggaggaggaagacatGGCCCCAGCATGGCAGGTCCCCTCCTTCGGGGTGGGGGTTAggaggggtgaggggaggagaacctgtggggagagagagagagggttaaggggtggggaaactgaggcatggggGGCTCAGAGGGGTGGGAACCCccccagagcagctccagcacccactggggaaactgaggcacaggggGGGGGCGTAAagggtggggaaactgaggcacggagggTTCAGAGGGGTGGGAACCCCCCCAGACTATCCACAGCACCtactggggaaactgaggcacggggagggggtaaagggtggggaaactgaggcacgggggggGTTAGAGGGGTGGGAGCCCCCCCTAactgtccccagcacccactggggaaactgaggcacgcgGGGGTTCAGAAGGGTGGGAGCTcccccagagcagccccagtatgtgctggggaaactgaggcacggggagGGGGTCACCTCCGCGGGGCACTcggggggcggcggcgaggaggaggaggaggagggggagaagacaTGGCCCCAGCATGGCAGGTGCCCTcctttggggtgggggttaGGAGGGGTGAGGGGATGAGAACCTgtggggggagagaaaggggggGTTAAAGAacggggaaactgaggcacggagtgTTCAGAGGGGTGGGAACCCCCCCAGATCAGCCCCAGCAtgtgctggggaaactgaggcacggggagGGTGGGTAAagggtggggaaactgaggcacggggagGGTAGAGGGGTGGGAGCCCCCCCAGatcagccccagcacccactggggaaactgaggcacggagggGGTAAagggtggggaaactgaggcacaggggGGATGTCAGAGGGAaaagccccccccagcccccccccttCAGCACccactggggaaactgaggcacgggggggtaaagggtggggaaactgaggcacgggggggTAGAGGGGTGGGAGCTCCCCCAGatcagccccagcacccactggggaaactgaggcacggggagggggtaaagggtggggaaactgaggcacgggggggGTGTCAGAGGGAAAAGCCCCCCCCAGCCTTCCCCTTCAGCACccactggggaaactgaggcacggggggCCTCCCCCCCCATTTCCCCAcgcagccccccctcccccccccaccccgccacCATGGGGGGGGACTGtcccccccttgtccccccccctgtcccctccctgtccctccccCACCGTGTCTGTCGCGGGGGGGCTGCAAGGagccaaacccccccccccgggggagGGtcccgggggcggggccgggcgtgggggggtcccggggggtcccgggggtctCACCCGGCCATggcgcggccccggcggcggcgggaggcggcggggggggggggggggggggggggggggccgtgACTAAGCAGCGCGCGGAGCCCCCGCCGCGGTAAGAGTCCCGGTGGCCACGCCCCCCCGCGAGTGACGTCACGGCCGCCACGCCACGCCCCCCCGCCACGCCCCCCCGCCAGAATAAGAGTCTCCcggtggcggcggcgccgggggaGGGGCGGGAGGATTGCGGGGACGCGCGGGGGGGGACCCGTGTCACCCTGGAGGGGGGTGTCCCTCCCCCCGTgtcacccctgggtgcccccgtgtcccctccccgtgcccccgtGGGTGTCCCGGTGTCCCCCGTAGGTGTCCCCTCCCGGTGTCCCCTCCCGGTGTCCCGGTAtcccctcctggtgtccccatgggtgtccccagggtgtccccgcGGGTGTCCCCTCTGGGTCCCCTGTCGGTGTCCCCTCCCGGTGTCCTCTCCCGGTGGCCCCGTGACCCCTCccggtgtccccgtgtcccctcccggTGCCCCGTGGGTGTCCTGGTGTCCCCTCCTGACGTGCCCTTGGGTGTCCTGGGTGTCCCCCGTGGGTGTCCCCTCCCGGTGTCCTCTCCctgtgtccccgtgtcccttCCCCGTGTCCCCGTGGGTGTCCCCGTGGGTGTCCCCTCccggtgtccccgtgtcccttCCTGATGTCCCCCGTGGGTGTCCCCTCCCGGTGTCCTCTCCCGGtgcccccgtgtcccctcccggTGTCCCCATGGGTGTCCCCCGTGGGTCCTCTCTTGGTGCCCCGtgggtgtccccgtgtcccttCCTGATGTCCCCGTGGGTGTCCCGGTGTCCCCCGTCGGTGTCCCCTCCCGGTGTCCTCTCCCggtgtccccttgtcccctccccgtgccccgtGGGTGTCCCCCGTGGGTCCTCTCGGTGCCCCGTGGGTGTCCTGGTGTCCCCCGtgggtgtccccgtgtcccctccccgtgtcccctctTGGTGCCCCGtgggtgtccccatgggtgtccccgtgtcccccacgGGTGTCCCCGCGCTGTCCCCGCTCGCGGGGGCTCCAAAAAcgccttttattaaaaattcgTTACAAAACCgcgcgcgggggggggggggggaagacgGAGGGGGGGAGAcagggggggacacgggggacagggacacccccTCCGGTCCCTGCCAGCGCGGGGAGGGACACACAGTGTCACGgccggggatggggacagggatagggacagggatggggacaggatggggacacGCAGCCCTGCCCacgctggggaggggacagggagggggacagggacacacatggggacaggatggggacagggatggggacagggacacacagggggacagggaggggacagggatggcGTGAGGACACAGATGAGGACAGGGATGGACATGGGGGCAGAGAGGGGACAGGAATGGGGACAGGATggacacagggacagggaggggacagagatGGTGACAGGGATGGTGACAGGGGTGGCATGAGGACACAGATGGGGACAGGAGTGAACACAGCgacagggacagggatgaggacagggatggggacaggaatggacacagggacacacacagggacagggaggggacagggatggacacagggacagggaggggacagggatggggacaggggtggcATGAGGACatggatggggacagggatgaggACAGGGATGGTGACAGGGGTGGCATGAGGACAcggatggggacagggatgaggACAGGGATGGTGACAGGGGTGGCATGAGGATAcggatggggacagggatggggacaggaatggacacagggacacacagggggacagggaggggacagggatgaggacagggatggggatggggacaggggtggcATGAGGACAcggatggggacagggatgaggACAGGGATGGTGACAGGGGTGGCATGAGGACAcggatggggacagggacacacatggggacagggatggacACAGAGCACACACGGGGACAggaaggggacagggatggCGTGAGGACACAGttgaggacagggatggggacagggatggacatggggacagggaggggacagggataGGGACAAGGACACAGATGAGGACAGGGATGAGGAGGGGACAGGatagggacagggatggggacaggatggACACGGGACAcgcatggggacagggatgggatgggctggggacagcgatggggaggggacagcgatggggaggggacaggatggggacagggctggacACGGGGACACTCACGGGGACAAGCGCCACCGCCAGCCCCCTTCCGCCCCCCCTCACCCcttgtccccccccaccccgctgctctccccccccctcctccctcccgaCGACCTCCCCGAGGggctcccgctgcccccccccaaactgggcaCCCCCAACGTGCCAccaccccccccatccccacccccaCCGCCACCattgtccccacgtccccccccgcagcccccccgcagCAGCCGCCCCACGGCGCGGCACATCTCCCGGCTGGTGCCGGTGTAGATGAGGGGGTTGAGTAGAGAGTTGGCCATGGCCAAGCCCAAGAAGTAGTCGGCGTGGTAGAGCACGGCGCAGGCGCGCGGGCAGCACCAGGCgtcgaggaggaggaggaggaagagcggCGCCCAACAGGCGATGAAGGTCCCCACCACCACCGTCACCGTCTTCAGCAAAGGCGGCGACTTGGGCGCGGGGCGGAGGTTGGCCGAGCGGCGCACGGCGCGGTAGAGGCGGGCGTAGAGGACGACGATGGCCAGGAGGATGGCGAGGAAGACGGCGACGCAGAAGAAGACGTAGCGCTTGGAGTAGAGCGGGAGGACGGTGGAACACGCCGCCAGGTCGCCCAGGCAGTTCCAGCCCAAGCCCGGCAACGCCGCCAAGGCCACCGCCAGCCCCCAGCTGGCCCCCACCAACCCCCACATCCTGCCCCGCTTGTCGCCGCGCTTCACCCTCACGCGCGCCATGGTGAGGTGCCGCTCGACGGCGATGGCCAACAGGCTCAACACCGAGGCGGCCAAGGTGAGGAAGACTCCTCCTTCGCGGAGGAACCACAAGGCCGGCGTGAGGCGGAAGGTGTTGGCGCCCGAGAGGACGATGTTGGCCGTGTAGGCGACGCCGGCCAACAGGTCGGAGAGGGTGAGGTTGCCCAACAGGTAGAACATGGGCGAGTGGAGCTTCTTGGTCCTCCAGATGGTCACGAGCACCACGAGGTTCTCCAGGACGATGAAGGCGCAgacgaggaggaagaggagggtctCGGGGCGCAGGCCCCCGCGGTAGCGCCCGGCGTGGAGCTTCCCCGTGTAGTTGTAGTGGAGGGTGAGGACGGCGTCCTCGGGGACGGGCCCCGGCGCCatggcggggtgggggggctaCATGGTGGGGAGCTgcggggggagaggggtgggggtgagggggggggcaCGCGTGTAGGCGTGCACCCCAAAGGGTCTGCGCACCCCAAAGGGTCTCCAGACCCCAAAGGGTCTGGGCACCCCTAAAAGGTCTGTGCACACGTGTACGCGTGTAGGTGAGCACCCCAAAGGGTCTGTGTGTGTGGTCATGTGTGTAGGCGTGCGCCCTATAGGGTCTGTGCACCCCAAAGGGTCTGTGTGTGTGGGCACACGTGTAGGTGTGCACCCCAAAGGGTCTCTGCACCCAAAAGGTCTGTGCACACGTGTACGTGTGCGGGCGTGCACCTCAAAGGGTCCGTGTGCGTGGGCACGCGTGTAGTGTGCAACCTATAGGGTCTGTGCACCCCTAAAAGGTCTGTGCACGTGTGTACGCGTGTAGGCGTGCGCCCCAAAGGGTCTGTATGTGTGTGGCACGCTCACAAGTGTGCACTCTATAGGGTCTCTGCACCCTATAGGGTCTCTGCACCCCTAAAAGGTCTGTGCACACATGTACACATGCGGGCGTGCACCTCAAAGGGTCTGTGCACCCCAAAAAGGTCTGTGCACACGTGTACATGTGCAGGCGTGCACCCCAAAGGGTCCGTGTGCGTGGTCATGTGTGTAGGCGTGCGCCCTATAGGGTCTGTGCACCCCAAAGGGTCTGTGTGTGTGGGCACACGTGTAGGTGTGCACCCTATAGGGTCTGTGCACCCCTAAAAGGTCTGTGCACGCGTGTACACATGCAGGCATGCACCCCAAAGGGTCCATGTGCGTGGGCACGCGTGTAGGCGTGCACCCTATAGGGTCTCTGCACCCCTAAAAGTTCCATGTGCGTGTGCACGCTTGCGTGTGCACGTCCTAACATGCCCATGTGCGTGTGTGAACCCCGACGGGGCTGCGCACACGCGTGTACTCGCCCACGTGTGCCACGAACACACGCGTGTGCGGGGAATCCCAGCGGGGGGGGGGTTATCCCTCCGCACACGCGTGTGCTCGCGCACATGCGCCCTGAaaggtgcccccccccccacgcgtgttcccccccgccccgggcacccaccgcacccacccacccacccaggCGCGCCCGGGCGAGCGGCGACGTGTCGGGGGCCGCCGCGGGGTCCCGCCAtggggcggaggggggggggtgtggggcgggggggggacctGCCCGAATatttggggtgggaggggtgCGGCCGGGCCCCacggagggggggggagggggggagcaggattgggggggtctggggaggtgtggggcaggattgggggggtgtggggcaggactgggggggtgtggggaggtgTGGGGCAGGATTGGGGGGTACAGAGGAGGTGTGGGGCAGGAttgggggggtgtggggcaggattgggggggtctggggaggTGTGGGGCAGGATTGGGGGGTACAGAGGAGGTGTGGGGCAGGAttgggggggtgtggggcaggATTGGGGGGGTCTAGGGAGGTGTGGGGCAGGattggggggggtctggggaggtgtggggcaggattaggggggtgtggggcaggattgggggggccggggaggtgtggggcaggattgggggggtgtggggcagCATTGGGGGGGTCTGAGGAGGTGTGGGGCAGGATTGGGGGGGTCCGGGGCAGGATTGGGGGGTCCGGGGCAGGAttggggggtgtggggcaggATTGGGGGGTACAGGGGAGGTGTGGGGCAGGAttggggggtgtggggcaggATTGGGGGGTACAGGGGAGGTGTGGGGCAGGattgggggggtctggggcaggattgggggggtctgggaggtgtggggcaggattaggggggtgtggggcaggATTGGGGGGTACAGGGGAGGTGTGGGGCAGGATTGGGGGGGTGTAGGGCAGGATCGGGGGGGTCTGAGGAGGTGTGGGGCCGGattggggggggtctg
It includes:
- the KEAP1 gene encoding kelch-like ECH-associated protein 1 isoform X1, coding for MSSSSSSSSSPPPPDCPAEVLLPSPLLTPTPKEGTCHAGAMSSSSSSSSSPPPPECPAEVTPSPGGGSGSFNYSLEDHPSAALAIMNQLRLDRQLCDVTLRVRYRRDVPPADFLAHKVVLASSSPVFKAMFTSGLREQGMEVIPIEGVHPRVMERLVEFAYTASIAVGEKCVLHVLNGAVMYQIDSVVRACSHFLVQQLHPTNAIGIAAFAEQIGCLDLHQKAREYIYMHFGEVSKQEEFFNLSPCQLVTLISRDELNVRCESEVFHACINWVKHDSGARRPYVQALLRAVRCHALTPLFLQTQLQKCEILRSDTPSKDYLAQIFQDLTLHKPTQLAPSRTPKVAQLIYTAGGYYRQSLSSLEAYNPRDGSWLRLADLHVPRSGLGGCVVGGLFYAVGGRNNSPDGNTDSAALDCYNPMTNQWSPCAPMSVPRNRIGVGVIDGMIYAVGGSHGCVHHSSVERYEPERDAWQGVAPMLTRRIGVGVAVLNRLLYAVGGFDGSTRLSSAECYNPERDAWRAIAPMATIRSGAGVCALNNCVYAMGGYDGTDQLNTTERYEVETDAWSFVAPMRYRRSALGVTVYQGKIYVLGGYDGHTFLDSVECYDPGADAWTEVTRMTSGRSGVGVAITMEPCHKQTDPPGDCPC
- the KEAP1 gene encoding kelch-like ECH-associated protein 1 isoform X3; protein product: MSSSSSSSSSPPPPECPAEVTPSPGGGSGSFNYSLEDHPSAALAIMNQLRLDRQLCDVTLRVRYRRDVPPADFLAHKVVLASSSPVFKAMFTSGLREQGMEVIPIEGVHPRVMERLVEFAYTASIAVGEKCVLHVLNGAVMYQIDSVVRACSHFLVQQLHPTNAIGIAAFAEQIGCLDLHQKAREYIYMHFGEVSKQEEFFNLSPCQLVTLISRDELNVRCESEVFHACINWVKHDSGARRPYVQALLRAVRCHALTPLFLQTQLQKCEILRSDTPSKDYLAQIFQDLTLHKPTQLAPSRTPKVAQLIYTAGGYYRQSLSSLEAYNPRDGSWLRLADLHVPRSGLGGCVVGGLFYAVGGRNNSPDGNTDSAALDCYNPMTNQWSPCAPMSVPRNRIGVGVIDGMIYAVGGSHGCVHHSSVERYEPERDAWQGVAPMLTRRIGVGVAVLNRLLYAVGGFDGSTRLSSAECYNPERDAWRAIAPMATIRSGAGVCALNNCVYAMGGYDGTDQLNTTERYEVETDAWSFVAPMRYRRSALGVTVYQGKIYVLGGYDGHTFLDSVECYDPGADAWTEVTRMTSGRSGVGVAITMEPCHKQTDPPGDCPC
- the KEAP1 gene encoding kelch-like ECH-associated protein 1 isoform X4, whose amino-acid sequence is MSSSSSSSSSPPPPDCPAEVLLPSPLLTPTPKEGTCHAGAMSSSSSSSSSPPPPECPAEVTPSPGGGSGSFNYSLEDHPSAALAIMNQLRLDRQLCDVTLRVRYRRDVPPADFLAHKVVLASSSPVFKAMFTSGLREQGMEIDSVVRACSHFLVQQLHPTNAIGIAAFAEQIGCLDLHQKAREYIYMHFGEVSKQEEFFNLSPCQLVTLISRDELNVRCESEVFHACINWVKHDSGARRPYVQALLRAVRCHALTPLFLQTQLQKCEILRSDTPSKDYLAQIFQDLTLHKPTQLAPSRTPKVAQLIYTAGGYYRQSLSSLEAYNPRDGSWLRLADLHVPRSGLGGCVVGGLFYAVGGRNNSPDGNTDSAALDCYNPMTNQWSPCAPMSVPRNRIGVGVIDGMIYAVGGSHGCVHHSSVERYEPERDAWQGVAPMLTRRIGVGVAVLNRLLYAVGGFDGSTRLSSAECYNPERDAWRAIAPMATIRSGAGVCALNNCVYAMGGYDGTDQLNTTERYEVETDAWSFVAPMRYRRSALGVTVYQGKIYVLGGYDGHTFLDSVECYDPGADAWTEVTRMTSGRSGVGVAITMEPCHKQTDPPGDCPC